One Candidatus Atelocyanobacterium thalassa isolate ALOHA genomic window, AAGTCCAAGTAAAGAAGAAGATCGAGTTCATTTATCAGGAACTAAAGTTAGAGAAATGTTAAGGAAAGGAAATATGCCACCTATAGAGTTTTCCCGTCCTGAAGTTGCTAAAGAACTTATAAAAGCAATGAAAAATTAATATGAGTAGTTTAAGGAAATTAAAATAAAGATTATTATTAATTTTTCAATTGATTCCTTAAAAACGCTATAATTACAATATGTAATTCAATCCATACATTTTAGAGTAATTTTTATAGCATTATTTCCCCAAGAGAGCAAATAGAAACCATGAAATGGGATCGACGAACTTTTTTACAGACCTTACTCACCTGGGGAATTGCTCAGGGAAGTATTATATGGCCAAGCTACAATAGTAGACTTTATAAGTACCACAAGGTACTGGCAGAACCCACAGATCGTAAGTTAGCTTTATTAATAGGTATTAATACTTATACTAAAAATCTTGGATTAAAAGGTTGTTTAACTGATATTGAAAGGCAAAAAGATTTGTTGATTAATCGCTTTGGCTTTCATCCAAAAAACATTCTTATCCTATCTAATGAACAAGCAACCCGCCAAGGTATTAAAAATGCTTTCCTAGAACATCTAGTAAATCAAGCTAAGCCAGGTGATGTTGCTTTAGTTCATTTTAGTGGCTATGGTGCACAAGTTAAAATTCCTTCAAATTCCCCTAATACGATACCTGGTGTTGCCAACTATCCAATTTTAGCTCAAGGAATTATTCCTAGTGAAGATAATCAATCAAATAAAAATATAACTATCACAAATAATATTCTTGAAGAAACATTATTTTTACTAGGAAAACTGATAGATACAGAAAAACTAACTATGGTTTTTGATACTAGTTACTGTAGTACTGGAGAGATTAATCAAGGAAGTTTAAGAGTACGTTCTCTGCCATATAAGTTTCCGGAAGCCAATATAGATGAGTTAGTTTGGCAAGCAGAATTAAAAAATAAAATTCAAAATAGTAAAATTTCAGCTAATTATGGAACTATTTTGTCTGCTGCTAGGAAGGGGCAAATTGCTACAGAAATTAAAGGGGGAAATTTTAGCGTAGGACTTTTTACGTACGCATTGACTCAATATTTGTGGTCAGTTACCCCCGCTAGTCGGATTAATATAGTTTTAAATAAAGCTACAGAGGAAATTCTTCCAATTATGGGAGAAAATCAGCAGCCAGAACAACAAAGTAATATTAAGCAATCTCTATTTGCATATTATCTTTTGCCAACCAACCTTCAAGGAGCAGAGGTTCTGGTTAGTTCCGCTGAAGATCTTGATAATATTCAAGTTATTTTTACTGGATTCTCAGTAAACATCTTGAGGCATTATGGATTAAATTCTATTTTTCATAATATTTCTTCCACTTCATCGTCTTTTTTTCAACTACATTCTCGTGATGGTTTGAAAGGAAAAGTACGGCAGATCTTTAAAGGAACAACAAGTCGTCAAACTGACTTAACAGGTAAATTCCTACAGGAATCAGTTCGTTGCTTACCAAAAATAATAGGATTAACTGTTGCCCTTGATCCAAAGTTACAAAGAATTGAAAGAGTAGATGCCACTAGTGCTTTTTCTGCAATTGACACAGTTGCAGGCATAGCCAGTGATGAGGAGCCAGTTGATTGTATTTTAGGATTACTGGCTTCATTTACTTCTTCATCTTCTAATCTAACTACTTTAAATTCATCAGAAAAGTCAAAGTATGGACTTTTCTTACCAGGTGGTGTTCAGATACCTAATACTTCAGGAAAGACTGGAGAAGCTATAAAATCTTCTGTTGAAAGGCTACGTCCAAATTTAGAAAATCTTCTAGCAGTTAAGCTACTAAGATTGACTGTTAATGAAAACTCTTCAAAGTTACTTTTTTCTATTAATCTCGAGGGACTTAATCCTGATCCTTATCCAATAGATAGACGAGAAACCAATAGAAATAAAACGTTTACTTCTCAAATAGACAAAATTGAGAACAATTCTCATGAGGTATATAATCTCCAAGGGCTGCCTAAA contains:
- a CDS encoding caspase family protein, with amino-acid sequence MKWDRRTFLQTLLTWGIAQGSIIWPSYNSRLYKYHKVLAEPTDRKLALLIGINTYTKNLGLKGCLTDIERQKDLLINRFGFHPKNILILSNEQATRQGIKNAFLEHLVNQAKPGDVALVHFSGYGAQVKIPSNSPNTIPGVANYPILAQGIIPSEDNQSNKNITITNNILEETLFLLGKLIDTEKLTMVFDTSYCSTGEINQGSLRVRSLPYKFPEANIDELVWQAELKNKIQNSKISANYGTILSAARKGQIATEIKGGNFSVGLFTYALTQYLWSVTPASRINIVLNKATEEILPIMGENQQPEQQSNIKQSLFAYYLLPTNLQGAEVLVSSAEDLDNIQVIFTGFSVNILRHYGLNSIFHNISSTSSSFFQLHSRDGLKGKVRQIFKGTTSRQTDLTGKFLQESVRCLPKIIGLTVALDPKLQRIERVDATSAFSAIDTVAGIASDEEPVDCILGLLASFTSSSSNLTTLNSSEKSKYGLFLPGGVQIPNTSGKTGEAIKSSVERLRPNLENLLAVKLLRLTVNENSSKLLFSINLEGLNPDPYPIDRRETNRNKTFTSQIDKIENNSHEVYNLQGLPKIARGTRLRCCIQNQGNKTLDFIIIGISSNGKVTAYIPAHEKEIECDTQDASFLEPGMKNIIPSSSSGLTWTTSSTRGWEQILSISSIYPFYNTWQALKKIPEFKSQKDQMIILDDPLSIAKALLEDLNTASLKINKMITSNSDTYNLDVQVWSTLSFTYQII